CCGACGCGTGTCGACCAGCACCACCGCACCGAGGGCCCCGTCGAACAGACCGTTCCAGAGGAACCAGAAGCGCTGCTGGCCCGGCGTCCCGAAGAGGTAGAGCACCAGTTCGTCGTTGATGCTGATCCGGCCGAAGTCCATGGCCACGGTGGTCGAGGTCTTGCGCTCCACCCCCGCCGTGTCGTCCACGCCGACCCCGGCCTGGGTCATCGTCTCCTCGGTGGTCAGCGGGCGGATCTCGCTCACCGCGCCGACCAGGGTGGTCTTGCCGACGCCGAAGCCGCCGACGATCACGATCTTCACGGCCGCGGTGGCCGTGTCCGGCAGGACGTCCTCGCTGCGCGGCCCGGCGACAGTGTCCGGCCGGGTGGCCGTGTCAGAGCCGTTGGAGTCCATTGATCACCGCCTCGATCAGCTCGACGTCCGGGAAACGGGCCATGGTGACGGGCGCCCGGGCCTGTACCCGCTCCTCCGCCAGCAGATCGCCCACCAGCACCGTGACCACGCTGAACGGCAGCGCCAGGTAGGCGGAGAGCTCCGCCACCGAGAGCGGGTACCGGCACAGCCGGAGGATCGCCGCCTGCTCCGGCGGCATCTCCGGGCTCGGCTCGGCCCGGGAGACGATCAGCGTCACCAGGTCCAGCGACGTCCCGCCGGAGGCCCCGCTCCGCCCCTTGGTGATCA
The Streptacidiphilus albus JL83 genome window above contains:
- a CDS encoding GTP-binding protein, whose translation is MDSNGSDTATRPDTVAGPRSEDVLPDTATAAVKIVIVGGFGVGKTTLVGAVSEIRPLTTEETMTQAGVGVDDTAGVERKTSTTVAMDFGRISINDELVLYLFGTPGQQRFWFLWNGLFDGALGAVVLVDTRRLEVSFDVIERLEDRGVAFVVAVNTFPNAPRYPLEEIRAALDLPAHVPIVACDARLRESSRDVLMTLMRHLHALAAAPEPPARGRTASAIPDANRPERP
- a CDS encoding DUF742 domain-containing protein, which codes for MTGPAADWAEGSPERLYVITKGRSGASGGTSLDLVTLIVSRAEPSPEMPPEQAAILRLCRYPLSVAELSAYLALPFSVVTVLVGDLLAEERVQARAPVTMARFPDVELIEAVINGLQRL